In a genomic window of Glycine max cultivar Williams 82 chromosome 11 unlocalized genomic scaffold, Glycine_max_v4.0 Gm11_scaffold_116, whole genome shotgun sequence:
- the LOC100783526 gene encoding LOW QUALITY PROTEIN: protein TIC 214 (The sequence of the model RefSeq protein was modified relative to this genomic sequence to represent the inferred CDS: inserted 1 base in 1 codon; substituted 1 base at 1 genomic stop codon) yields the protein MIFQSFILDDLVFLCMKIINSIVVIRLYYGFLTTFFIGLSYPFLLXARHVEEGTEKKILATTRFILRQLIIFILIYYAPLHLALGRPHIIIVIAPSYLLFQFFDNNHKNFLNLXYKNPNSIHNFSIQRIFFHNLIFQLLNIFLPSLRLINIY from the exons ATGATTTTTCAATCTTTTATACTGGATGATCTAGTATTCTTATGCATGAAGATAATTAATTCGATAGTTGTGATCAGACTCTATTATGGATTTCTAACCACATTTTTTATAGGACTCTCTTATCCTTTCCTTCTTTGAGCTAGGCATGTGGAAGAAGggacagaaaagaaaatattagcaACAACTAGGTTTATTTTGAGACAACTCATAATATTCATATTGATCTATTATGCGCCTTTGCATTTAGCATTGGGTAGACCCCATATAATAATTGTCATAGCTCCATCATATCTTTTATTTCAGTTCTTTGACAATAATCACAAAAACTTTTTGAATT GATACAAGAATCCAAATTCAATACATAATTTTAGTATTCAAAGAATCTTCTTTCATAATCTTATTTTTcagttattaaatatttttttaccaagtttaagattaataaatatttat
- the GRF12 gene encoding growth-regulating factor 3 isoform X1 produces the protein MDLQLKQWSNRHESEQEHYSPNMPKFLPQHHPPPSPSALPLFVPEQPNTKVCTLSAFSDSTLPSAPRFSRMESCFSFAQWQELELQALIFRYMLAGAPVPPELLLPIKKSFLQLYNPPLLESGYYWGRAALDPEPGRCRRTDGKKWRCSKDAVAGQKYCDRHMHRGRNRSRKPVEQRDGSLSAIASVSSSPSSSFNLLHLSESSSGAKSDNKSFFENHDHVDGDGNSAKSDGHVLRHFFDDWPRTLQEPDNGESNGCQNNNSGTCLSMSTPGITSSDVSLKLSTGHGEDACHAASMGGPLAEALRSSTTSSTSSPTSVLLQLPPSSASEASFIST, from the exons atggACTTGCAGTTGAAGCAATGGAGTAACCGGCATGAGTCAGAACAAGAACATTATTCCCCAAACATGCCAAAATTTCTCCCTCAACACCACCCACCACCATCTCCCTCTGCACTCCCTCTCTTTGTACCTGAACAACCCAACACCAAAGTCTGCACCCTGTCAGCATTTTCTGATTCCACACTACCTTCTGCTCCCAGATTTTCCA GGATGGAGAGTTGCTTCAGCTTTGCACAGTGGCAAGAGCTTGAGTTGCAGGCTCTGATATTCAGGTACATGCTGGCCGGTGCTCCTGTTCCTCCTGAGCTCCTTCTACCAATCAAGAAAAGCTTCCTTCAACTTTATAACCCTCCTT TGTTGGAATCAGGGTACTACTGGGGAAGAGCAGCGCTGGATCCGGAGCCGGGGCGGTGCCGGAGGACCGACGGCAAGAAGTGGCGGTGCTCGAAGGACGCGGTGGCGGGTCAGAAGTACTGCGACCGCCACATGCATCGTGGCCGAAACCGTTCAAGAAAGCCTGTGGAACAACGTGATGGATCTCTTTCTGCTATAGCCTCCGTTTCTTCTTCACCCTCTTCTTCATTTAATCTCCTTCACCTCAGTGAAAG TTCCTCTGGGGCCAAGAGTGACAACAAGAGCTTCTttgaaaaccatgatcatgtgGATGGGGATGGAAATTCAGCCAAATCTGATGGCCATGTCTTGAGGCATTTCTTTGATGATTGGCCAAGGACACTGCAAGAGCCTGACAATGGTGAAAGCAATGGTTGCCAGAACAACAACTCAGGAACATGTCTTTCTATGTCAACACCAGGAATCACTTCCTCGGATGTGTCGTTGAAATTGTCCACTGGCCATGGAGAGGATGCGTGCCACGCGGCCTCAATGGGAGGACCACTTGCAGAGGCATTAAGATCATCCACCACCAGCTCCACTTCTTCACCAACCAGTGTTCTGCTTCAGTTGCCTCCTAGTTCTGCTTCTGAGGCTAGTTTCATTAGCACCTAA
- the GRF12 gene encoding growth-regulating factor 3 isoform X2, whose amino-acid sequence MDLQLKQWSNRHESEQEHYSPNMPKFLPQHHPPPSPSALPLFVPEQPNTKVCTLSAFSDSTLPSAPRFSRMESCFSFAQWQELELQALIFRYMLAGAPVPPELLLPIKKSFLQLYNPPWYYWGRAALDPEPGRCRRTDGKKWRCSKDAVAGQKYCDRHMHRGRNRSRKPVEQRDGSLSAIASVSSSPSSSFNLLHLSESSSGAKSDNKSFFENHDHVDGDGNSAKSDGHVLRHFFDDWPRTLQEPDNGESNGCQNNNSGTCLSMSTPGITSSDVSLKLSTGHGEDACHAASMGGPLAEALRSSTTSSTSSPTSVLLQLPPSSASEASFIST is encoded by the exons atggACTTGCAGTTGAAGCAATGGAGTAACCGGCATGAGTCAGAACAAGAACATTATTCCCCAAACATGCCAAAATTTCTCCCTCAACACCACCCACCACCATCTCCCTCTGCACTCCCTCTCTTTGTACCTGAACAACCCAACACCAAAGTCTGCACCCTGTCAGCATTTTCTGATTCCACACTACCTTCTGCTCCCAGATTTTCCA GGATGGAGAGTTGCTTCAGCTTTGCACAGTGGCAAGAGCTTGAGTTGCAGGCTCTGATATTCAGGTACATGCTGGCCGGTGCTCCTGTTCCTCCTGAGCTCCTTCTACCAATCAAGAAAAGCTTCCTTCAACTTTATAACCCTCCTT GGTACTACTGGGGAAGAGCAGCGCTGGATCCGGAGCCGGGGCGGTGCCGGAGGACCGACGGCAAGAAGTGGCGGTGCTCGAAGGACGCGGTGGCGGGTCAGAAGTACTGCGACCGCCACATGCATCGTGGCCGAAACCGTTCAAGAAAGCCTGTGGAACAACGTGATGGATCTCTTTCTGCTATAGCCTCCGTTTCTTCTTCACCCTCTTCTTCATTTAATCTCCTTCACCTCAGTGAAAG TTCCTCTGGGGCCAAGAGTGACAACAAGAGCTTCTttgaaaaccatgatcatgtgGATGGGGATGGAAATTCAGCCAAATCTGATGGCCATGTCTTGAGGCATTTCTTTGATGATTGGCCAAGGACACTGCAAGAGCCTGACAATGGTGAAAGCAATGGTTGCCAGAACAACAACTCAGGAACATGTCTTTCTATGTCAACACCAGGAATCACTTCCTCGGATGTGTCGTTGAAATTGTCCACTGGCCATGGAGAGGATGCGTGCCACGCGGCCTCAATGGGAGGACCACTTGCAGAGGCATTAAGATCATCCACCACCAGCTCCACTTCTTCACCAACCAGTGTTCTGCTTCAGTTGCCTCCTAGTTCTGCTTCTGAGGCTAGTTTCATTAGCACCTAA